Proteins from a single region of Diorhabda sublineata isolate icDioSubl1.1 chromosome 2, icDioSubl1.1, whole genome shotgun sequence:
- the LOC130453378 gene encoding diphthine methyl ester synthase — MFYIIGLGLGDPQDITVKGLEIVRKCDRVYLESYTSILTCGTEELQKFYGRPLIVADRDLVELEANVILQGAREENVALLVVGDPFGATTHTDIILRAKEKNIPVQVVHNASVLNAVGCCGLQLYSFGETVSIPLWTDTWQPDSFYDKIVNNFKNKLHTLCLLDIKVKEPTLESLTMKRKVYLPPKFMTVSEASQQLKQIIKRKREAGEKPIVAEEVLCVGLARIGSDTQKIVVCNLEMMSAVDLGAPLHSLIIIGPVIHPIEMEYLSQFSLNNSGSFLS, encoded by the coding sequence atgttttatataatTGGATTAGGTTTGGGAGATCCTCAAGATATTACTGTTAAAGGTCTAGAAATTGTGAGAAAATGTGATAGAGTATATTTAGAATCTTATACATCTATATTAACCTGTGGAACAGAGGAATTACAGAAATTCTACGGAAGACCTTTAATTGTTGCAGACAGAGACTTAGTGGAGCTAGAAGCTAATGTTATTCTACAAGGAGCGAGAGAGGAAAATGTGGCATTGTTAGTAGTAGGTGATCCTTTTGGTGCTACAACACATACTGATATCATCCTACGagccaaagaaaaaaatataccagTTCAAGTGGTTCATAATGCTTCTGTATTAAATGCTGTAGGTTGTTGTGGTTTGCAACTATATAGTTTTGGGGAGACTGTTTCCATTCCACTTTGGACAGATACCTGGCAACCAGAtagtttttatgacaaaatagtgaataattttaaaaataaattgcatacATTATGTTTATTGGATATAAAAGTGAAAGAGCCAACCTTAGAAAGTTTAACTATGAAAAGAAAAGTGTATTTGCCTCCAAAATTCATGACAGTTAGTGAAGCTTCTCAACAATTAAAACagattattaaaagaaaaagagaagCTGGAGAGAAGCCTATAGTAGCAGAGGAAGTGTTATGTGTAGGATTAGCTAGGATTGGATCAGATACTCAGAAAATTGTTGTATGCAATTTAGAAATGATGTCTGCAGTTGATTTAGGTGCACCTTTACATTCTTTGATAATTATAGGACCTGTTATACATCCAATTGAAATGGAATACTTAtcacaattttcattaaataattctGGATCATTTTTGTCATAA